The Oscillospiraceae bacterium genome has a segment encoding these proteins:
- the addA gene encoding helicase-exonuclease AddAB subunit AddA, with the protein MPKWTDAQQDAIDARGGNILVSAAAGSGKTAVLIERVSKCITDPGHPVDIDRLLIVTFTNAAAAEMRSRLSVRLRQILAADPGNANAKRQLSLLSGADICTIDAFCLKLVRENFFSLNLAADFRLLDENENDRLFEEAIDTVLTEFYEEADPDFLHLTEAFTTPDKDRDLFGLIKELMRFMNAQAFPFDWLEQAVAAYDPAVPLMDSPWYPVLKRQVEEMLETAAALVKQSAGQLPPEPAYDKYAEMLADDRQLIAHLQSLLHSGWDAFMKQGFPVAFSNMPRVRKDIDPEVKAALAANRDIYKTIITKDIKTFLVSDSADYAQDTADLYPIYRALLRVVQAVERLVREKKDELGGYAFSDIEHFAIDLLMEKAADGTVQATALGRQLQGRYAEILVDEYQDTNEAQDRLFAFLSNGGNRFMVGDVKQSIYRFRLAMPQIFMAKKDSYTPYNRLHPVFPAAITLDKNFRSRAGVCAYVNQVFSLFMTRRVGELDYTQSEYLNPFDSTPPDSVPHAALHILDAVTGKDHVMDEPMAVARLIAKKVQSGESVQDGDSRRPLRYGDFAILMRSMRAHAGNYAQALQDLHIPVVCDNATGLFENGEIQLLLSYLQVIDNPMQDIPLLAVLSSPIYGATEDELAEIKLTAGYGRFYSAVFHPDNSCRSCCAALRKDLSFYKKLAVTMPVEAFIRRLIRDKSLFAYIRALGDGQQRQENVETFLSIAGRFDQNGGLGLAAFLRYVDSMIRGDGKTDSAPVIVTDENAVKIMSVHHSKGLEFPVCILAGAGRKYNMQDLTGKMLLHPQLGLATKCHQEEGYFDYPTLPLEVVKRESRLAAMSENLRVLYVAMTRAKSQFISFASVRSLESRVKTLAAYMQQGKPLPHLCSKLLYDSDFLLMSALCHPDGGALREMATVDVPVHPADFALQVVFHTPETEAPVQTAERETAADPRIVEQIREKLDYTYPYAALSKVSGKRNASALDEAVFTGAYVARSVPAFLQPDGLTPAEKGTAMHTFMQYCDYAAARADLEQEIARVQSAGYLRPEEAHTLDRQKLTAFFTGPFGARVFGAKAVYRELKVASFLPVRALEQVDADDPVFVQGIADCVFEEPEGLVLLDYKTDRVKTEEELLARYRQQLMFYKTAVARTLQKPVHAVYLYSFCLSKPCEYK; encoded by the coding sequence GCTGCGGCAGAAATGCGTTCTCGTCTTTCCGTACGGCTGCGCCAAATTTTGGCGGCTGATCCTGGAAATGCCAACGCGAAGCGCCAGCTGTCCCTGCTCAGCGGTGCGGATATTTGCACCATAGACGCATTTTGCCTAAAGCTGGTGCGTGAGAACTTTTTTTCCCTGAATCTGGCGGCGGATTTCCGCCTGCTGGACGAGAATGAAAATGACCGTCTGTTTGAAGAAGCCATTGATACCGTGCTAACAGAATTCTACGAAGAGGCCGATCCGGACTTTCTGCATCTGACAGAGGCATTCACCACCCCGGACAAGGACAGGGATCTGTTTGGGCTGATTAAAGAACTGATGCGGTTTATGAATGCCCAAGCCTTTCCCTTTGACTGGTTAGAGCAAGCTGTGGCCGCTTACGATCCGGCAGTGCCGCTGATGGATTCGCCTTGGTATCCTGTGCTCAAGCGCCAGGTGGAGGAAATGCTGGAGACTGCCGCTGCCCTTGTGAAACAGTCGGCAGGGCAACTGCCTCCTGAACCGGCCTACGATAAATATGCAGAGATGCTTGCCGATGATCGGCAACTGATCGCTCACTTGCAAAGTCTGCTGCACAGCGGCTGGGACGCTTTTATGAAGCAGGGCTTCCCGGTGGCGTTCTCCAATATGCCACGGGTGCGTAAGGATATCGACCCGGAGGTCAAGGCGGCTTTAGCTGCCAATCGTGATATCTATAAAACGATTATTACCAAGGATATTAAAACCTTTTTGGTGTCTGACAGTGCCGATTACGCCCAGGATACCGCCGATTTGTACCCAATCTACCGGGCGCTGCTCCGTGTTGTGCAGGCGGTGGAGCGCCTAGTGCGAGAGAAAAAGGACGAGCTGGGTGGTTACGCTTTCTCAGATATTGAGCATTTTGCTATTGATCTATTGATGGAAAAAGCCGCAGACGGTACGGTGCAGGCAACGGCACTGGGCCGCCAGTTGCAAGGGCGCTATGCGGAGATTTTGGTGGATGAGTATCAGGACACCAACGAGGCGCAGGATCGGCTTTTTGCCTTTCTATCCAATGGCGGCAACCGGTTCATGGTGGGCGATGTGAAGCAGAGCATTTACCGCTTTCGTCTGGCCATGCCCCAGATCTTTATGGCAAAGAAAGACAGCTACACCCCTTACAATCGGCTGCACCCGGTGTTCCCGGCAGCCATTACGCTGGATAAAAACTTCCGCAGCCGCGCCGGTGTGTGCGCTTATGTGAACCAAGTATTCTCTTTGTTTATGACCCGCAGGGTGGGGGAGTTAGACTACACTCAAAGCGAGTATTTGAACCCCTTTGACAGTACGCCCCCGGACTCTGTACCCCACGCAGCACTGCATATTTTAGACGCTGTCACCGGCAAGGATCATGTGATGGACGAACCCATGGCGGTGGCGCGCCTGATTGCAAAGAAGGTGCAAAGCGGCGAGTCAGTGCAGGACGGAGACAGCCGGCGACCACTGCGGTATGGAGATTTTGCTATCTTAATGCGCAGCATGCGCGCCCACGCCGGAAATTATGCCCAGGCGCTGCAAGATCTGCATATTCCGGTGGTCTGCGACAACGCCACCGGCTTGTTTGAGAATGGCGAAATTCAGTTGCTGTTGTCTTATTTGCAGGTGATTGACAACCCCATGCAGGATATTCCGTTGCTGGCAGTGTTGTCCTCGCCCATTTACGGCGCTACGGAAGATGAGCTGGCAGAGATCAAGCTGACTGCCGGTTACGGTCGGTTCTATTCCGCCGTGTTCCACCCGGACAACAGTTGTCGCTCTTGTTGCGCTGCGCTGCGAAAGGATCTGTCTTTTTACAAAAAACTGGCGGTGACCATGCCGGTTGAGGCGTTTATTCGCCGCCTGATTCGGGACAAGAGTCTGTTTGCGTATATTCGCGCCTTGGGCGACGGCCAGCAGCGACAGGAGAATGTGGAGACATTTCTTTCCATTGCCGGGCGTTTCGACCAAAACGGCGGACTGGGGCTGGCTGCGTTCTTGCGCTATGTGGACAGTATGATCCGCGGCGACGGCAAAACGGACAGCGCGCCGGTGATCGTTACAGACGAGAACGCAGTCAAAATTATGAGTGTGCACCACTCCAAGGGGCTGGAATTCCCGGTGTGCATTTTGGCAGGCGCCGGGCGCAAGTACAATATGCAGGATCTGACCGGCAAAATGCTGCTGCACCCGCAGCTGGGACTGGCAACCAAGTGCCACCAGGAGGAGGGATATTTTGATTATCCAACTCTGCCGCTGGAAGTGGTCAAGCGAGAGAGCCGCCTGGCTGCTATGAGCGAGAATTTGCGCGTGCTGTATGTGGCCATGACGCGCGCCAAAAGCCAGTTTATCTCTTTTGCCAGCGTACGTAGCTTGGAAAGCCGAGTCAAGACTCTGGCTGCCTATATGCAGCAGGGCAAGCCTTTGCCTCATTTGTGCTCCAAATTGCTGTACGATAGCGATTTTCTCCTGATGTCGGCGCTGTGCCACCCGGACGGCGGCGCCCTTCGAGAGATGGCGACGGTGGATGTGCCGGTGCACCCGGCTGACTTTGCCCTGCAAGTGGTGTTCCACACCCCGGAGACGGAAGCGCCTGTGCAGACGGCAGAAAGGGAAACGGCGGCGGATCCGCGCATCGTTGAGCAGATCCGGGAAAAGCTGGATTATACTTATCCTTATGCGGCACTGTCAAAAGTCAGTGGCAAGCGCAACGCTTCCGCACTGGATGAGGCTGTGTTTACCGGTGCGTATGTTGCCCGGTCCGTGCCGGCCTTTTTGCAGCCGGACGGTCTGACTCCGGCCGAGAAGGGTACAGCCATGCACACCTTTATGCAGTATTGTGACTATGCCGCCGCGCGCGCCGATTTAGAGCAGGAGATCGCCCGGGTGCAAAGTGCCGGGTATTTGCGACCGGAGGAGGCGCACACCTTGGATCGGCAAAAGCTGACTGCTTTCTTTACCGGCCCGTTTGGTGCCCGGGTGTTTGGCGCCAAGGCGGTTTACCGAGAGCTGAAAGTGGCGTCATTCCTGCCGGTGCGCGCGCTGGAACAGGTGGACGCAGATGATCCGGTCTTTGTACAGGGCATTGCGGACTGTGTATTTGAGGAGCCGGAGGGCTTGGTGCTGCTGGACTATAAAACCGACCGGGTGAAAACGGAAGAAGAACTGCTGGCGCGCTACCGGCAGCAGCTGATGTTTTACAAAACCGCGGTGGCTCGCACCCTGCAAAAACCGGTGCACGCGGTGTATTTGTATTCGTTTTGTTTGTCCAAGCCCTGCGAATATAAATAA
- the rpmE gene encoding 50S ribosomal protein L31, which translates to MKDAIHPNYDTCTVKCACGATFETKSTKGDMKVDICSKCHPFYTGKQKLVDTGGRVDRFNKRFAKKG; encoded by the coding sequence ATGAAGGACGCAATTCATCCCAACTACGATACTTGCACAGTAAAGTGTGCCTGCGGCGCTACTTTTGAGACTAAGAGCACAAAGGGCGATATGAAAGTCGATATCTGTTCCAAATGCCATCCGTTCTATACCGGCAAACAGAAGCTGGTGGACACCGGCGGCCGTGTAGACAGATTCAACAAGAGATTCGCTAAGAAGGGCTAA
- a CDS encoding YigZ family protein — MEKPYKTILEPAEDEFVEKKSRFIAYTSPVHTVEEANAFIAGIRQRHWDATHNVPAFVLRSGVQRSSDDGEPGGTAGMPVLDVLLKSGVQDVCVVVTRYFGGILLGAGGLVRAYSHACSLALEAAGVVTMAPCAAMELTVDYSYYERVNNLLADHGARVQNADFGAAVTLAYTMEETRLSAFAAALTELSGGKYAPTQTGSLFAPV; from the coding sequence ATGGAAAAGCCATATAAAACCATATTAGAGCCGGCAGAAGATGAGTTTGTGGAGAAGAAATCTCGCTTTATCGCTTACACTTCGCCGGTGCATACGGTAGAGGAGGCCAACGCCTTTATCGCCGGTATTCGCCAACGGCATTGGGACGCTACCCATAATGTGCCTGCCTTTGTGCTGCGCTCCGGCGTGCAGCGTTCCTCGGACGACGGTGAGCCAGGCGGTACTGCCGGTATGCCGGTGCTGGATGTACTCTTGAAAAGCGGAGTGCAGGATGTGTGCGTGGTGGTGACCCGGTATTTTGGCGGCATCCTTTTGGGTGCCGGTGGACTGGTGCGCGCCTATTCTCACGCCTGTTCTTTGGCGCTGGAAGCTGCCGGTGTGGTGACCATGGCGCCTTGCGCCGCCATGGAGCTGACGGTGGATTATAGCTACTATGAGCGGGTGAACAACCTGCTGGCCGACCACGGCGCGCGGGTGCAAAACGCGGACTTTGGCGCTGCGGTCACCCTGGCTTATACCATGGAGGAAACACGGCTCTCGGCCTTTGCAGCGGCTTTGACAGAGCTGTCCGGCGGCAAATATGCGCCAACGCAGACCGGCAGCCTGTTTGCCCCTGTATAA
- a CDS encoding stage II sporulation protein R yields MKKLYLFSALFLSFCLFAACFAPLVETGERVSEDVFRLHILANSDTKADQNLKLLVRDDVLQACTFFSDCQSVTEAQLAAENNLQRITEIARQRIRQEGYNYQVTARVVREYFNTRVYENVTLPAGYYNALKIEIGAGAGHNWWCVLFPAVCLSACTKEDLSAYLDEDEVRLIENSDGYAVRFKAIEIYQKIKENLQ; encoded by the coding sequence ATGAAAAAACTATACTTATTTTCCGCATTATTTCTCTCTTTTTGCTTGTTTGCCGCCTGCTTTGCCCCGCTGGTGGAGACCGGTGAGCGGGTGAGCGAGGATGTGTTTCGCCTGCATATTTTGGCCAATTCCGACACCAAGGCGGACCAGAACTTAAAGCTGCTGGTGCGGGACGATGTGCTGCAGGCGTGCACTTTCTTTTCCGATTGCCAATCGGTAACAGAAGCCCAACTGGCGGCGGAGAACAACTTGCAGCGCATTACGGAGATCGCTCGGCAGCGGATTCGGCAGGAGGGCTACAATTACCAAGTCACCGCCCGCGTCGTGCGGGAGTATTTCAATACGCGGGTGTATGAGAATGTGACTTTACCCGCCGGGTATTATAACGCCCTTAAGATTGAGATTGGCGCAGGGGCAGGGCATAACTGGTGGTGCGTGCTGTTTCCGGCAGTGTGCCTGTCTGCTTGCACCAAGGAGGATCTGTCCGCGTATCTGGACGAGGACGAGGTGCGCTTGATTGAGAACAGCGACGGTTATGCCGTGCGGTTCAAAGCGATTGAAATTTACCAAAAAATCAAAGAAAATTTGCAATAA
- a CDS encoding inorganic diphosphatase produces the protein MLLGKTVDILIDRPLGSHHPKHTDMIYPVNYGYVPHIFSADGEEVDVYLLGVSQPVEKYKGRVIAVIHRLNDVEDKWIAAPTGVTFPPDEIEKAVNFQEQYFQHEIEIYKADDV, from the coding sequence ATGCTCCTTGGCAAAACGGTAGATATTCTGATTGATCGTCCTCTTGGCAGTCATCACCCAAAGCACACGGATATGATTTACCCGGTGAACTATGGCTATGTGCCGCATATTTTCAGTGCAGATGGGGAAGAAGTGGACGTATATTTGCTGGGCGTAAGCCAGCCGGTGGAGAAATACAAAGGGCGCGTGATCGCGGTCATTCATCGGCTGAATGATGTGGAGGACAAATGGATTGCTGCGCCAACCGGTGTCACTTTTCCACCGGACGAGATCGAAAAGGCAGTTAATTTCCAAGAGCAGTATTTTCAGCACGAAATTGAAATTTACAAAGCGGACGATGTGTAA
- a CDS encoding flavodoxin, giving the protein MKKIAIVYWSGTGNTAQMAEAVAEGAGAAGAQANLFTPSDFSPAQVKDYDAIAFGCPAMGAEQLEDFEFEPLFLQCAPELNGKDIALFGSYGWGDGEWMQTWEDQCKDLGAHLVSNSVIANEAPDDTALAACRNLGAALA; this is encoded by the coding sequence ATGAAAAAAATCGCAATCGTTTATTGGAGCGGCACAGGCAATACGGCTCAGATGGCAGAGGCTGTAGCAGAGGGCGCAGGCGCTGCCGGTGCGCAGGCAAACCTGTTCACCCCCTCTGACTTCTCCCCTGCCCAGGTCAAGGACTATGACGCCATTGCTTTTGGCTGCCCGGCCATGGGCGCAGAGCAGCTGGAGGACTTTGAATTTGAGCCGCTGTTTCTGCAATGCGCGCCGGAACTGAACGGTAAGGACATCGCCCTCTTTGGTTCCTACGGCTGGGGCGACGGCGAGTGGATGCAGACCTGGGAGGACCAGTGCAAAGACCTGGGTGCCCACCTGGTGAGCAACAGCGTCATTGCCAATGAGGCACCGGACGATACCGCCCTTGCTGCCTGCCGCAACCTGGGCGCCGCCCTGGCGTAA
- a CDS encoding DUF3793 family protein → MLEQYLINHCAPTLASLKTANLFNCTAENPTALQMAVSRWQALLAPKGVELLLLRESGNRALVYVYRPDRLACDLQQPGVAAFLAHCGYTGTAPAACLDVLRRKLAISSDFPHEIGLFLGYPLGDVIGFIENHGQNCLCCGVWKVYTNPEAAAGAFRKFSKCTRVYRRLFFGGQRNVEQLTVKSA, encoded by the coding sequence ATGCTGGAGCAATACCTCATCAACCACTGCGCGCCCACTTTGGCGTCGCTGAAAACCGCCAATCTGTTCAACTGCACTGCGGAGAACCCAACAGCATTGCAAATGGCCGTTTCCCGCTGGCAGGCACTGCTGGCGCCAAAGGGTGTTGAACTACTGCTTTTGCGGGAAAGCGGCAATCGGGCGCTGGTATATGTGTACCGTCCGGATCGGCTGGCCTGCGATCTGCAACAGCCGGGGGTGGCCGCATTTCTCGCCCACTGCGGCTATACCGGCACGGCCCCGGCTGCCTGTCTTGATGTGTTAAGGCGCAAGCTGGCAATCAGCAGCGACTTTCCCCATGAGATTGGCCTGTTTTTAGGCTATCCTCTGGGCGATGTGATCGGCTTTATTGAGAACCACGGCCAAAACTGCCTTTGCTGCGGGGTTTGGAAAGTTTATACCAACCCGGAGGCTGCCGCCGGTGCCTTTCGTAAATTCAGCAAATGCACCCGCGTATATCGCCGTTTGTTCTTTGGCGGGCAGCGGAATGTGGAACAGCTTACAGTAAAAAGTGCTTAA
- a CDS encoding ATP-binding protein yields the protein MKQKIYLITGLMASGKSTVSDLLAKSIEKCVHLRGDVFRKMIISGRENMSATPSAEAVRQLYLRYKLTADAARSYFDNGFSVVIQDNYYGDELNRMINYLHKYPVEVVVLCPDVETIKERERYREKTGYSGFTVETLYDTFMQTTPRIGFWLDNSNQTPQQTVETILNVRKPV from the coding sequence ATGAAACAAAAAATTTATCTCATTACAGGCTTAATGGCTTCTGGAAAATCTACAGTTTCCGATTTACTGGCAAAATCAATAGAAAAATGCGTCCATCTTCGTGGTGATGTGTTCCGAAAAATGATTATTTCAGGCAGAGAAAATATGTCAGCTACCCCATCAGCGGAAGCAGTCCGCCAGCTGTACCTTCGATACAAATTGACTGCTGATGCGGCAAGGTCATACTTTGACAACGGCTTTTCTGTAGTGATCCAAGATAACTACTACGGTGATGAATTAAACCGAATGATAAATTATCTGCATAAATACCCTGTTGAGGTTGTCGTTCTTTGTCCAGATGTGGAAACAATAAAAGAAAGGGAACGATACAGGGAGAAAACAGGCTATTCCGGCTTTACGGTTGAAACCTTATACGATACATTTATGCAGACAACACCACGGATCGGCTTTTGGCTGGACAATTCCAACCAAACACCGCAGCAGACAGTAGAAACCATTCTGAACGTTAGGAAGCCGGTATGA
- the tet(W) gene encoding tetracycline resistance ribosomal protection protein Tet(W), producing MKIINIGILAHVDAGKTTLTESLLYASGAISEPGSVEKGTTRTDTMFLERQRGITIQAAVTSFQWHRCKVNIVDTPGHMDFLAEVYRSLAVLDGAILVISAKDGVQAQTRILFHALRKMNIPTVIFINKIDQAGVDLQSVVQSVRDKLSADIIIKQTVSLSPEIVLEENTDIEAWDAVIENNDKLLEKYIAGEPISREKLVREEQRRVQDASLFPVYYGSAKKGLGIQPLMDAVTGLFQPIGEQGSAALCGSVFKVEYTDCGQRRVYLRLYSGTLRLRDTVALAGREKLKITEMRIPSKGEIVRTDTAYPGEIVILPSDSVRLNDVLGDPTRLPRKRWREDPLPMLRTSIAPKTAAQRERLLDALTQLADTDPLLRCEVDSITHEIILSFLGRVQLEVVSALLSEKYKLETVVKEPTVIYMERPLKAASHTIHIEVPPNPFWASIGLSVTPLPLGSGVQYESRVSLGYLNQSFQNAVRDGIRYGLEQGLFGWNVTDCKICFEYGLYYSPVSTPADFRSLAPIVLEQALKESGTQLLEPYLSFTLYAPREYLSRAYHDAPKYCATIETVQVKKDEVVFTGEIPARCIQAYRTDLAFYTNGQSVCLTELKGYQAAVGKPVIQPRRPNSRLDKVRHMFQKVM from the coding sequence ATGAAAATAATCAATATTGGAATTCTTGCCCATGTAGACGCTGGAAAGACGACCTTGACGGAGAGCCTGCTATATGCCAGCGGAGCCATTTCAGAACCGGGGAGCGTCGAAAAAGGGACAACGAGGACGGACACCATGTTTTTGGAGCGGCAGCGTGGGATTACCATTCAAGCGGCAGTCACTTCCTTCCAGTGGCACAGATGTAAAGTCAACATTGTGGATACGCCCGGCCACATGGATTTTTTGGCGGAGGTGTACCGCTCTTTGGCTGTTTTAGATGGGGCCATCTTGGTGATCTCCGCTAAAGATGGCGTGCAGGCCCAGACCCGTATTCTGTTCCATGCCCTGCGGAAAATGAACATTCCCACCGTTATCTTTATCAACAAGATCGACCAGGCTGGCGTTGATTTGCAGAGCGTGGTTCAGTCTGTTCGGGATAAGCTCTCCGCCGATATTATCATCAAGCAGACGGTGTCGCTGTCCCCGGAAATAGTCCTGGAGGAAAATACCGACATAGAAGCATGGGATGCGGTCATCGAAAATAACGATAAATTATTGGAAAAGTATATCGCAGGAGAACCAATCAGCCGGGAAAAACTTGTGCGGGAGGAACAGCGGCGGGTTCAAGACGCCTCCCTGTTCCCGGTCTATTATGGCAGCGCCAAAAAGGGCCTTGGCATTCAACCGTTGATGGATGCGGTGACAGGGCTGTTCCAACCGATTGGGGAACAGGGGAGCGCCGCCCTATGCGGCAGCGTTTTCAAGGTGGAGTATACAGATTGCGGCCAGCGGCGTGTCTATCTACGGCTATACAGCGGAACGCTGCGCCTGCGGGATACGGTGGCCCTGGCCGGGAGAGAAAAGCTGAAAATCACAGAGATGCGTATTCCATCCAAAGGGGAAATTGTTCGGACAGACACCGCTTATCCGGGTGAAATTGTTATCCTTCCCAGCGACAGCGTGAGGTTAAACGATGTATTAGGGGACCCAACCCGGCTCCCTCGTAAAAGGTGGCGTGAGGACCCCCTCCCCATGCTGCGGACGTCGATTGCGCCGAAAACGGCAGCGCAAAGAGAACGGCTGCTGGACGCTCTTACGCAACTTGCGGATACTGACCCGCTTTTGCGCTGCGAGGTGGATTCCATCACCCATGAGATCATTCTTTCTTTTTTGGGCCGGGTGCAGTTGGAGGTTGTTTCCGCTTTGCTGTCGGAAAAATACAAGCTTGAAACAGTGGTAAAGGAACCCACCGTCATTTATATGGAGCGGCCGCTCAAAGCAGCCAGCCACACCATCCATATCGAGGTGCCGCCCAACCCGTTTTGGGCATCCATCGGACTGTCTGTTACACCACTCCCGCTTGGCTCCGGTGTACAATACGAGAGCCGGGTTTCGCTGGGATACTTGAACCAGAGTTTTCAAAACGCTGTCAGGGATGGTATCCGTTACGGGCTGGAGCAGGGCTTGTTCGGCTGGAACGTAACGGACTGTAAGATTTGCTTTGAATACGGGCTTTATTACAGTCCGGTCAGCACGCCGGCGGACTTCCGCTCATTGGCCCCGATTGTATTGGAACAGGCATTGAAGGAATCAGGGACGCAACTGCTGGAACCTTATCTCTCCTTCACCCTCTATGCGCCCCGGGAATATCTTTCCAGGGCTTATCATGATGCACCGAAATACTGTGCCACCATCGAAACGGTCCAGGTAAAAAAGGATGAAGTTGTCTTTACTGGCGAGATTCCCGCCCGCTGTATACAGGCATACCGTACTGATCTGGCCTTTTACACCAACGGGCAGAGCGTATGCCTTACAGAACTGAAAGGGTATCAGGCCGCTGTCGGCAAGCCAGTCATCCAGCCCCGCCGTCCAAACAGCCGCCTGGACAAGGTGCGCCATATGTTTCAGAAGGTAATGTAA
- a CDS encoding class I SAM-dependent methyltransferase, with amino-acid sequence MEYSKEDLMEAKKQIWGVGENMGTEESKKIWEENAQFWDNAMGDESNEFHREVVRPKVTELLSPNPADYILDIACGNGNYSSYLAQRGASVVAFDYSKKMIELAKRRQSQYAKQIEFCVADATDRKSILELKRNRAFTKAVSNMAIMDITDIEPLLMAVYELLQESGIFVFATQHPCFVTLTEKYMTPHSYYDIAIEGQPKEQIYYHRSIQDIFNLCFRAGFVIDGFYEECFKTNKEIPMVMIVRLKKVKRDSLK; translated from the coding sequence ATGGAATATAGTAAGGAAGATTTAATGGAAGCAAAAAAGCAAATTTGGGGAGTGGGAGAGAACATGGGAACAGAGGAAAGTAAAAAAATCTGGGAGGAGAACGCACAATTTTGGGATAATGCAATGGGTGACGAATCTAATGAATTTCACAGAGAGGTAGTGCGTCCCAAAGTAACGGAACTTCTATCTCCTAATCCTGCGGATTACATTTTGGATATTGCGTGTGGCAATGGAAATTATTCTTCGTATCTTGCACAAAGAGGCGCTTCGGTTGTCGCTTTTGATTACAGCAAAAAAATGATAGAATTGGCTAAAAGACGGCAATCACAATATGCAAAACAAATTGAATTTTGTGTGGCGGATGCGACCGATAGAAAAAGTATATTAGAATTAAAAAGAAATCGAGCCTTTACGAAAGCAGTTTCTAATATGGCAATTATGGATATTACGGATATTGAACCACTTCTTATGGCTGTTTATGAACTGTTGCAGGAAAGCGGAATTTTTGTCTTTGCAACGCAACACCCTTGTTTTGTCACGTTGACTGAAAAATATATGACACCGCACAGTTACTATGATATAGCGATTGAAGGGCAACCGAAAGAGCAGATTTATTATCATCGTTCCATACAAGATATTTTTAACCTTTGTTTTAGAGCTGGATTTGTCATTGATGGATTTTATGAAGAATGTTTTAAAACCAACAAAGAAATTCCTATGGTAATGATAGTAAGGCTTAAGAAGGTAAAACGTGATAGCTTAAAATAA
- a CDS encoding sigma-70 family RNA polymerase sigma factor, whose protein sequence is MTDQIAYQEYIQRRYNAFCKTVIRCAALDKILKLKRQWERQVSLDYLMNEKFVQFAASEPDEEYPFTVCGQTVLLCNAALADAISVLPEQTREEILRYYFLRQPQRVIGACIGRSRSTAGRHIQLALQRLREEMGVSRYE, encoded by the coding sequence ATGACCGACCAGATAGCCTATCAAGAATATATCCAGCGCAGGTACAACGCCTTTTGCAAGACTGTTATCCGCTGTGCCGCCTTGGACAAGATTTTGAAGCTTAAACGGCAATGGGAACGGCAAGTTTCCCTTGACTATCTGATGAACGAGAAGTTTGTCCAGTTTGCCGCGTCGGAGCCGGACGAGGAATACCCATTTACCGTCTGCGGTCAGACCGTCCTGCTCTGCAACGCCGCCCTTGCCGACGCGATCTCTGTTTTGCCGGAGCAGACGCGGGAAGAAATCCTGCGCTATTACTTTCTGCGCCAGCCGCAGCGCGTGATCGGCGCGTGTATTGGCCGGTCACGCAGCACAGCGGGGCGGCATATCCAGCTTGCCTTGCAGCGGCTACGCGAAGAAATGGGGGTGAGCCGGTATG